One window of the Herbiconiux sp. L3-i23 genome contains the following:
- a CDS encoding FAD-binding oxidoreductase, producing MSTATRSRHDVVDALHSVIPAARVVVDDSELARYSHDDAEWAPFVAPIAVVRPETLEEVAAVVRRAAELGIRIVPRGAGTGLSGGANAVEDSIVLTLERMAAVLEVNTAERFVRAQAGVLNDALRAAVAEHGLWYPPDPASSAISTIGGNAATNAGGICCVKYGVTRDYVLGMTVVLADGSVVRLGRSTAKGVVGYDLTHLLVGSEGTLGIIVELTLKLLPLAGREERAVVGSFPSLTAAGDAVAAISAAGIIPSALEIIDRTCLRAVDDWQGLGLPHEVDTMLLAKVDEPGVVGDAAAARVAELMAAAGAVSTETAADRDEVARLFLARRLAYPALERLGPVLTEDICVPRAAVPEMLARIQQAAEDNDVTIANIAHAGDGNLHPLIIAPEGDDAAKDRAKRAFDRIVDDCLALGGTVTGEHGVGLLKLPGAGAELGERVLELHRSIKDALDPRGILNPGKAFPA from the coding sequence ATGAGCACCGCCACCCGATCGCGTCACGACGTCGTCGACGCTCTCCACTCCGTGATCCCCGCCGCGCGCGTGGTGGTCGACGACTCCGAGCTCGCGCGGTACAGCCACGACGACGCCGAGTGGGCGCCGTTCGTCGCTCCGATCGCGGTGGTGCGCCCCGAAACCCTCGAGGAGGTCGCGGCGGTGGTGCGCCGCGCCGCGGAGCTGGGCATCCGCATCGTGCCGCGCGGCGCGGGCACCGGGCTCTCGGGTGGAGCGAACGCGGTGGAGGACAGCATCGTGCTCACGCTCGAGCGCATGGCCGCCGTGCTCGAGGTGAACACGGCCGAACGCTTCGTCCGCGCCCAGGCGGGTGTTCTCAACGACGCCCTCCGCGCCGCGGTCGCCGAGCACGGGCTGTGGTACCCGCCCGACCCGGCCAGCTCCGCCATCTCGACGATCGGCGGCAACGCGGCCACCAACGCGGGCGGCATCTGCTGCGTGAAGTACGGCGTCACCCGCGACTACGTGCTCGGCATGACCGTCGTCCTCGCCGACGGCTCCGTCGTCCGCCTCGGCCGCAGCACCGCGAAAGGGGTTGTCGGATACGACCTCACCCACCTGCTCGTCGGCTCCGAGGGCACCCTCGGCATCATCGTCGAGCTGACCCTGAAGCTGCTGCCCCTCGCCGGGCGCGAGGAGCGCGCGGTCGTCGGATCGTTCCCCTCCCTCACCGCGGCGGGCGATGCGGTGGCCGCGATCTCGGCGGCCGGCATCATCCCGTCGGCGCTCGAGATCATCGACCGCACCTGCCTGCGCGCGGTCGACGACTGGCAGGGCCTCGGCCTGCCGCACGAGGTCGACACGATGCTGCTCGCGAAGGTGGACGAGCCCGGCGTCGTGGGCGACGCCGCCGCGGCCCGCGTGGCCGAACTCATGGCGGCGGCCGGAGCGGTCTCCACCGAGACCGCCGCCGACCGCGACGAGGTCGCGCGGCTGTTCCTCGCCCGCCGGCTCGCGTACCCGGCGCTCGAACGCCTCGGACCCGTGCTCACCGAAGACATCTGCGTGCCGCGCGCCGCCGTTCCCGAGATGCTCGCACGAATCCAGCAGGCGGCGGAGGACAACGACGTGACGATCGCGAACATCGCGCACGCCGGCGACGGCAACCTGCACCCGCTGATCATCGCGCCCGAGGGCGACGACGCCGCGAAGGATCGGGCGAAGCGCGCCTTCGACCGCATCGTCGACGACTGCCTCGCGCTCGGCGGCACCGTCACGGGCGAGCACGGAGTCGGTCTGCTGAAGCTGCCGGGCGCCGGCGCCGAACTCGGCGAGCGGGTGCTCGAGCTGCACCGCTCGATCAAGGACGCGCTCGACCCGCGCGGCATCCTCAACCCGGGCAAGGCGTTCCCCGCCTGA
- a CDS encoding FAD-binding protein codes for MTPRNWAGNYEFAARRWAHPASVGELQEIVSAGGPVRAVGTRHSFNDIADSPGTLVVLDRMDGGVEIDEVEGIAWVSGGMRYGDLGALLQDAGLALHNLASLPHISVAGSIATGTHGSGARNGSLATAVAALELVTADGELRTLQRGDPDFDGAVVGLGALGIVTRVALEVRPTFELEQNVLLDLPFEEVADSLGAILGQGYSTSLFTRWQTPTIDQLWVKAPAGEGVTVPAGGTPAPGKMHPIVGVDPQHTTDQGGVPGAWLDRLPHFKMGFTPSAGDELQSEFFVGADRAADALAVVASLADRIASVLLVNEIRAIAEDELWLSGAYGRDTVAFHFTWQQRPDEVRDVLTVLERELAPFEARPHWGKVFTARREQIAPLYPRFDDFLSLRARLDPDDVFVGQYTRRILLED; via the coding sequence GTGACTCCACGCAACTGGGCGGGCAACTACGAATTCGCGGCGCGCCGGTGGGCGCACCCGGCCTCGGTCGGCGAGCTGCAGGAGATCGTCTCCGCCGGTGGGCCGGTGCGCGCGGTCGGTACCCGGCACTCGTTCAACGACATCGCCGATTCCCCCGGCACCCTCGTCGTGCTCGACCGGATGGACGGCGGTGTCGAGATCGACGAGGTGGAGGGCATCGCCTGGGTGTCCGGCGGCATGCGGTACGGCGATCTCGGCGCTCTGCTGCAGGATGCGGGGCTCGCTCTGCACAACCTCGCCTCGCTCCCCCACATCTCCGTGGCCGGGTCGATCGCGACCGGCACCCACGGTTCGGGGGCGCGCAACGGTTCGCTCGCGACGGCGGTCGCCGCTCTCGAACTGGTCACCGCCGACGGCGAGCTGCGAACGCTCCAGCGAGGCGACCCCGACTTCGACGGCGCCGTGGTCGGGCTCGGCGCGCTCGGCATCGTCACCCGGGTGGCGCTCGAGGTCCGTCCCACATTCGAGCTCGAACAGAACGTGCTGCTCGACCTGCCCTTCGAGGAGGTCGCCGACTCGCTCGGAGCCATCCTCGGGCAGGGGTACAGCACGAGCCTCTTCACCCGGTGGCAGACGCCCACCATCGACCAGCTGTGGGTCAAGGCTCCCGCCGGCGAGGGCGTCACCGTTCCCGCGGGTGGCACCCCTGCACCGGGCAAGATGCATCCGATCGTCGGCGTCGACCCTCAGCACACGACCGACCAGGGCGGCGTGCCCGGAGCGTGGCTCGACCGACTCCCCCACTTCAAGATGGGCTTCACCCCCAGCGCCGGCGACGAGCTGCAGAGCGAGTTCTTCGTGGGCGCCGACCGTGCCGCCGACGCGCTCGCAGTGGTGGCGTCCCTCGCCGATCGCATCGCGTCGGTGCTGCTGGTCAACGAGATCCGCGCCATCGCGGAGGACGAGCTGTGGCTTTCGGGCGCGTACGGTCGCGACACGGTGGCGTTCCACTTCACCTGGCAGCAGCGACCCGACGAGGTCCGCGACGTTCTCACCGTGCTTGAACGCGAGCTCGCGCCGTTCGAGGCGCGCCCGCACTGGGGCAAGGTGTTCACCGCACGGCGTGAGCAGATCGCGCCGCTCTACCCACGCTTCGACGACTTCCTATCGCTGCGCGCGCGACTTGATCCCGATGACGTCTTCGTGGGCCAGTACACCCGGCGCATCCTCCTCGAGGACTGA
- a CDS encoding App1 family protein — protein MSGTRKQRSQATGSAALILGRAARIEDAIQEFREKRARSRGLLPTVIPYAGYGGAGWVRVLGRVLLTREARSPRPSVRGWRSFTSVAVNDVNVVITIGKTEHRVHADRGGVIDVRLKSRLSPGWRTVTMRTDDPDGPDSAAVEAPVYIVDGETRFGLLSDIDDTVMVTALPRPLLAAWNTFVLNEHARTPTPGMAVLYDRIIKAHDGSPTIYLSTGAWNVAPTLSRFLGRNLYPRGPMLLTDWGPTHDRLFRSGRQHKVDSLARLATEFPDVKWLLVGDDGQHDEEIYGEFALAHPNNVAAVAIRQLSSGEAVLAGGRSKADDYSRRTDVPWVYAPDGAGLASGLAGIGVL, from the coding sequence GTGTCCGGCACCCGCAAGCAACGCAGTCAGGCGACCGGGTCGGCTGCGCTGATCCTCGGCCGCGCAGCCCGGATCGAAGACGCGATCCAGGAGTTCCGCGAGAAGCGAGCGCGTTCGCGCGGTCTGCTACCGACGGTGATCCCGTACGCCGGCTACGGTGGCGCAGGCTGGGTTCGTGTGCTCGGCAGGGTGCTGCTCACCCGCGAGGCACGCTCCCCCCGCCCCAGCGTGCGCGGATGGCGCAGCTTCACGAGCGTCGCCGTGAACGACGTCAACGTCGTCATCACCATCGGCAAGACCGAGCACCGCGTGCACGCCGACCGGGGCGGCGTGATCGATGTGCGACTGAAGTCGCGCCTGTCGCCCGGGTGGCGGACGGTGACGATGCGCACCGACGATCCCGACGGCCCCGACTCGGCCGCCGTCGAGGCACCGGTCTACATCGTCGACGGCGAGACCCGCTTCGGGCTGCTCTCCGACATCGACGACACGGTCATGGTGACGGCGCTGCCCCGCCCTCTGCTGGCGGCGTGGAACACGTTCGTGCTCAACGAGCACGCGCGAACCCCCACGCCCGGCATGGCGGTGCTCTACGACCGGATCATCAAGGCGCACGACGGCAGCCCCACCATCTACCTGTCGACGGGCGCGTGGAACGTCGCCCCGACCCTGTCGCGGTTCCTCGGACGCAACCTGTACCCGCGCGGGCCGATGCTGCTGACCGATTGGGGCCCGACCCACGACCGGCTGTTCCGCAGCGGCCGACAGCACAAGGTCGACTCCCTCGCGCGCCTCGCCACCGAGTTCCCCGACGTCAAGTGGCTGCTCGTCGGCGACGACGGTCAGCACGACGAGGAGATCTACGGCGAGTTCGCCCTCGCGCATCCGAACAACGTCGCGGCGGTGGCGATCCGTCAGCTGTCGAGCGGTGAAGCGGTGCTCGCCGGTGGTCGCAGCAAAGCCGACGACTACAGCAGGCGCACCGACGTGCCGTGGGTGTACGCCCCCGACGGGGCGGGGCTCGCGTCGGGGCTCGCCGGCATCGGCGTCCTCTGA
- a CDS encoding glycoside hydrolase family 3 N-terminal domain-containing protein, with protein MIRRAAAGLLVVGVVAALGACAAPAAAPSPSATTASPTPSPTPTDPVKAEIDERLAQLSVRDKVASLMMLHYPGTDGAALNGFMASTGAGGFIVMGDNVGGGVDQIAATTASLTVDPTLPPLVAVDQEGGYVARIDEDDLPAAEQLRAEPAEATQAAFRGRADLIARAGIDMNFGIVADVTADPDSFIFDRVLGTTPEDSAARVEQAVLGESGVTMSTLKHFPGHGRSDSDSHVSVPSTDVGFDEWRATDALPFERGIAAKAEAVMFGHLAYTAVDPQPASLSTRWHEVLRDDLGFDGLAVTDDMLMLQHSGVAEFQDPVENAVRAVEAGNDVLVYVLAADPEVSGVDPIALVDGVTAAVETGRIPMETLDDAARRVLAARIAAR; from the coding sequence GTGATCCGCCGCGCCGCAGCCGGACTCCTCGTCGTCGGGGTGGTCGCCGCGCTCGGCGCCTGCGCCGCGCCCGCCGCCGCACCGAGCCCCTCGGCGACGACCGCGTCGCCGACCCCTTCGCCGACGCCCACCGATCCGGTGAAGGCGGAGATCGACGAGCGCCTCGCGCAACTCTCGGTGCGCGACAAGGTCGCGAGCCTGATGATGCTGCACTACCCGGGAACCGACGGGGCGGCGCTCAACGGCTTCATGGCATCGACGGGGGCGGGCGGCTTCATCGTGATGGGCGACAACGTCGGTGGCGGGGTCGACCAGATCGCCGCGACGACCGCGTCGCTCACGGTCGATCCGACCCTCCCGCCGCTCGTGGCGGTCGACCAGGAAGGCGGATACGTCGCGCGCATCGACGAGGACGACCTGCCTGCTGCCGAGCAGCTGCGCGCCGAACCGGCGGAGGCGACGCAGGCGGCGTTCCGCGGCCGGGCCGACCTCATCGCGCGCGCCGGCATCGACATGAATTTCGGCATCGTCGCCGACGTCACCGCTGACCCCGACTCGTTCATCTTCGACCGCGTGCTCGGCACGACACCCGAAGACAGCGCCGCCCGCGTCGAGCAGGCGGTGCTCGGCGAGAGCGGCGTCACCATGTCGACCCTCAAGCACTTCCCCGGGCACGGGCGTTCGGACTCCGACTCGCATGTCTCGGTGCCGTCAACCGATGTGGGATTCGATGAATGGCGGGCGACCGACGCGCTGCCCTTCGAGCGCGGAATCGCCGCGAAGGCCGAGGCGGTCATGTTCGGCCACCTCGCCTACACCGCGGTCGACCCGCAGCCCGCGTCGTTGTCGACGCGGTGGCACGAGGTGCTTCGCGACGACCTCGGCTTCGACGGGCTCGCGGTGACCGACGACATGCTCATGCTGCAGCACAGTGGGGTCGCCGAGTTCCAGGACCCGGTCGAGAACGCCGTGCGCGCGGTCGAGGCGGGCAACGACGTGCTCGTCTACGTGCTCGCCGCCGACCCGGAGGTGTCGGGGGTCGACCCGATCGCGCTCGTCGACGGCGTCACGGCCGCGGTCGAGACGGGGCGCATCCCTATGGAGACCCTCGACGACGCCGCGCGTCGTGTGCTCGCCGCCCGGATCGCCGCGCGCTGA
- a CDS encoding MarR family winged helix-turn-helix transcriptional regulator, which yields MADGDIRLPFEGGTSFLLTACGSEVRKRWARMLADHGLTPHHFALLQVLEHIEEASQKQLSAAVGIDPRNAPPLLDLLDDRDLISRADSTEDRRRQVIRLTALGRSIVGFLQKTGQEIEDEYFAPLGADETQELRRLLLRLSTRGLRGAPAEEQDGAAYAAAPRRAIRSRAGEGHPFLY from the coding sequence ATGGCGGACGGCGATATCCGGTTGCCCTTCGAGGGGGGCACCAGTTTCCTGCTGACCGCCTGCGGCTCGGAGGTGCGCAAGCGGTGGGCGCGCATGCTCGCCGACCACGGTCTGACGCCGCACCACTTCGCGTTGCTGCAGGTGCTCGAGCACATCGAGGAGGCCAGCCAGAAGCAGCTGTCCGCGGCGGTCGGCATCGACCCCCGCAACGCGCCTCCCCTGCTCGACCTCCTCGACGACCGCGACCTGATCTCGCGCGCCGACTCGACGGAGGATCGACGCCGTCAGGTGATCCGATTGACCGCTCTGGGACGCTCGATCGTCGGCTTCCTGCAGAAGACCGGCCAGGAGATCGAGGACGAGTACTTCGCGCCGCTCGGAGCAGACGAGACGCAGGAGCTGCGCCGACTCCTGCTCCGCCTCAGCACACGCGGCCTGCGCGGCGCCCCCGCCGAAGAGCAGGACGGGGCGGCGTACGCCGCCGCGCCGCGCCGCGCGATCCGGTCGCGCGCGGGTGAAGGCCACCCGTTCCTCTACTGA
- a CDS encoding aromatic acid exporter family protein — MRVSLPVRVARRVPFVQVVKTALAAVLAWVVVSALLPDEPPIFAVIAALIVVQPSVNQTYAKAFERSLGVVLGVVLALGAVLALGQQSWLVLLATVIAVFAGWALRLTPGSSTQVAISALLVLSIGAATPEYAFARIIETLIGAAIALIVNAAIVPPLLTAPARLAVARLAHAEADRMDDLAVLLDSDPSPKQLHDALLAARGLRELRAAALDAVAQGSDSLAFNPRRSRHREQFTRDSALMARLDPLVTQIIGLARGLRDSWSPDLVGEPLIAGIAEELRRAAHDLRLLVRHLEGPDSRRTTEFAPAAADDDAVPALTRPLAVAAPPPRHWVLVGALLEDLRRIRQEIRGE; from the coding sequence GTGCGAGTCTCCCTGCCCGTCCGCGTCGCCCGCCGCGTCCCGTTCGTGCAGGTGGTCAAGACGGCGCTCGCGGCGGTCCTCGCCTGGGTCGTGGTGTCGGCGCTTCTGCCGGACGAGCCTCCGATCTTCGCCGTGATCGCCGCCCTGATCGTCGTCCAGCCGAGCGTCAACCAGACGTACGCGAAGGCTTTCGAGCGCAGCCTCGGAGTGGTGCTCGGCGTCGTCCTCGCTCTCGGAGCGGTCCTCGCGCTCGGCCAGCAGAGCTGGTTGGTGCTGCTCGCCACTGTCATCGCCGTGTTCGCGGGCTGGGCACTGCGGCTCACACCCGGTTCGTCGACGCAGGTCGCGATCAGCGCACTGCTCGTGCTCTCGATCGGCGCCGCCACCCCCGAGTACGCGTTCGCCCGCATCATCGAGACGCTGATCGGCGCGGCCATCGCTCTGATCGTGAACGCTGCGATCGTCCCGCCCCTGCTCACCGCGCCCGCTCGACTGGCCGTCGCCCGGCTGGCGCACGCCGAAGCGGACCGCATGGACGACCTCGCCGTGCTGCTCGACTCCGATCCGTCACCGAAGCAGTTGCACGACGCACTGCTCGCCGCTCGCGGGCTCCGAGAGCTGCGCGCCGCGGCGCTCGACGCGGTCGCCCAGGGCTCCGACTCGCTCGCATTCAACCCGCGGCGATCGAGGCACCGCGAGCAGTTCACCCGAGATTCGGCGCTCATGGCGCGCCTCGATCCGCTCGTCACGCAGATCATCGGACTCGCCCGCGGGCTGCGCGACTCGTGGAGCCCCGACCTCGTCGGCGAGCCGCTGATTGCGGGGATCGCCGAAGAGCTGCGCCGCGCCGCCCACGATCTGCGGCTGCTGGTGCGCCACCTGGAAGGACCGGACTCGAGGCGCACCACCGAGTTCGCGCCGGCCGCCGCCGACGACGACGCGGTCCCGGCGCTCACGCGTCCGCTCGCCGTCGCCGCGCCTCCCCCGAGGCACTGGGTGCTCGTGGGCGCTCTCCTCGAGGATCTGCGCCGCATCCGTCAGGAGATCCGCGGCGAATGA
- a CDS encoding alpha/beta fold hydrolase, which produces MPSITTDDGVRLSYTEHGDPNGRPVVLIAGFKAPATTWVYQQKALAKAGYRVISFDRRGHGLSDRPGTGASMAGHGDDLAALLDTLDLHGVVLVGGSMGGNTIWAYVDRHGTDRLRGVVIVDQTPKMLNTADWPYGFYDYDESNRDTFFADSVPNPGRHSLASKGPVRFLRMLGAFNAREPRELTAPDKELLASHAKADWRDVIARTDVPALFVAGRQSELWPAEHAAASARLAPRGESVVIERDGHAANIEQPGRFNSILIDFLGRA; this is translated from the coding sequence ATGCCGTCCATCACGACCGACGACGGGGTGCGCCTCAGCTACACCGAACACGGCGACCCGAACGGTCGCCCCGTTGTGCTGATCGCCGGCTTCAAAGCACCCGCTACGACGTGGGTGTACCAGCAGAAGGCGCTCGCCAAAGCGGGATACCGGGTCATCTCCTTCGATCGACGCGGCCACGGCCTCTCCGACCGGCCCGGCACGGGCGCGTCCATGGCGGGACACGGCGACGACCTCGCCGCCCTGCTCGACACCCTCGACCTGCACGGCGTCGTGCTCGTCGGCGGGTCGATGGGAGGCAACACGATCTGGGCGTACGTCGACCGGCACGGCACCGACCGGCTGCGCGGCGTCGTCATCGTCGATCAGACGCCCAAGATGCTGAACACCGCCGACTGGCCGTACGGCTTCTACGACTACGACGAGAGCAACCGCGACACCTTCTTCGCCGACAGCGTCCCGAATCCGGGGCGGCACTCGTTGGCGTCGAAGGGCCCCGTGCGCTTCCTCCGGATGCTCGGCGCCTTCAACGCCCGGGAGCCGCGCGAGCTCACCGCCCCCGACAAGGAGCTCCTCGCCTCGCATGCCAAGGCCGACTGGCGCGACGTCATCGCACGCACCGACGTGCCCGCGCTCTTCGTCGCGGGACGGCAGAGCGAACTCTGGCCCGCCGAGCACGCCGCCGCCTCCGCCCGCCTCGCCCCGAGAGGCGAGTCCGTCGTCATCGAACGCGACGGTCACGCCGCGAACATCGAGCAGCCCGGTCGGTTCAACTCGATCCTGATCGACTTCCTGGGCCGCGCCTGA
- a CDS encoding nuclear transport factor 2 family protein gives MTTRTPVETVLAQADAYRRQDAALAWELLDESLTFTSPQDDHLDRDGFMAVCFPTADRFSEQEMVRSLEIEPGVVLLEYIARPPDGPAFSNVEISRVREGRIVEIRVYFGGPVAG, from the coding sequence ATGACGACGAGGACACCGGTCGAGACCGTACTGGCACAGGCGGACGCGTATCGGCGGCAGGACGCGGCGCTCGCGTGGGAGCTCCTCGACGAGAGCCTGACGTTCACCTCGCCGCAGGACGACCACCTCGACCGCGACGGGTTCATGGCGGTGTGCTTTCCCACCGCCGACCGCTTCTCCGAGCAGGAGATGGTCCGGTCGCTCGAGATCGAGCCGGGCGTGGTGCTGCTCGAGTACATCGCCCGACCGCCGGACGGGCCCGCGTTCAGCAACGTCGAGATCTCCAGGGTGCGGGAGGGCAGGATCGTCGAGATCCGGGTCTACTTCGGGGGTCCGGTCGCGGGGTGA
- a CDS encoding acyl-CoA dehydrogenase family protein, whose protein sequence is MRRLLSDDLLERIHERAPGYDRDNRFFTEDLDELKAAGYLSALVPESFGGRGLSLREVAAEQQRLAAAAPATALGVNMHLVWTGVAKAVHDRGLDFLDQVLIEAAQGEVFGFGISEAGNDLVLSGSRTEAAPDGDGGYRFTGTKIFTSLSPAWTRLGLFGLDTTSADAPKLVHAFIRRDQPGYRILDDWNTLGMRATQSNSTVLEGAHAPAVRVVRRLDPGPNPDPLVFGIFANFEILLASVYTGIGARALELAVAAAKRRTSMKNDGAPYSDDPDIRWRIADAAIAQDALAPQIASLARDVDELVDHGAQWFPKLVGLKVRATETARVVVDKAIRVSGGSSYSAESELARLYRDVLAGMFHPSDDESAHATVANAWLGPVG, encoded by the coding sequence ATGCGACGTCTGCTCTCCGACGACCTGCTCGAACGCATCCACGAGCGCGCCCCGGGCTACGACCGCGACAATCGCTTCTTCACCGAGGATCTCGACGAGCTGAAGGCCGCCGGATACCTCTCGGCGCTCGTTCCCGAATCGTTCGGGGGTCGCGGGCTGAGTCTCCGCGAGGTCGCCGCCGAGCAGCAGCGTCTCGCGGCCGCCGCCCCGGCGACCGCTCTCGGAGTGAACATGCACCTCGTGTGGACGGGCGTCGCGAAGGCCGTGCACGACCGCGGCCTCGACTTTCTCGACCAGGTGCTCATCGAGGCGGCGCAGGGCGAGGTCTTCGGCTTCGGGATCAGCGAGGCGGGCAACGATCTCGTCCTCTCGGGCTCGCGCACCGAGGCGGCGCCCGACGGCGACGGCGGATATCGGTTCACCGGCACGAAGATCTTCACCTCCCTCTCGCCCGCGTGGACCCGGCTCGGGCTGTTCGGACTCGACACCACCTCGGCCGATGCGCCGAAGCTCGTGCACGCGTTCATCCGCCGCGACCAGCCCGGCTACCGCATCCTCGACGACTGGAACACCCTCGGCATGCGGGCCACTCAGAGCAACAGCACCGTGCTCGAAGGCGCCCACGCACCCGCGGTCCGCGTCGTCCGCCGGCTCGATCCCGGCCCCAACCCCGATCCGCTGGTGTTCGGGATCTTCGCGAACTTCGAGATCCTGCTCGCCTCCGTGTACACGGGAATCGGCGCGAGGGCCCTGGAGCTCGCCGTCGCGGCGGCGAAACGGCGGACGTCGATGAAGAATGACGGCGCCCCCTATTCCGACGACCCGGACATCCGCTGGCGGATCGCCGACGCCGCCATCGCGCAGGACGCCCTCGCGCCGCAGATCGCTTCCCTCGCCCGCGATGTCGATGAGCTGGTCGACCATGGTGCGCAGTGGTTCCCGAAGCTGGTGGGGCTGAAGGTCCGTGCGACCGAGACCGCCCGGGTCGTGGTCGACAAGGCGATCCGCGTGTCAGGGGGCTCGTCGTATTCGGCGGAGTCGGAACTCGCGCGGCTCTACCGCGATGTGCTGGCGGGCATGTTCCATCCCTCCGACGATGAGTCCGCGCACGCCACCGTGGCGAACGCCTGGCTCGGACCGGTCGGCTGA
- a CDS encoding glucose-6-phosphate dehydrogenase, with product MSDVGTLVIFGASGDLTKRLLLPGLGSLLGSSDDRESALADDLVILGSGRSEKSTDEWRSAVREGLVEGGAGDDAAASLAQHADYVAGDPTDKADLERILGSVTGIPVLYFALPPSVVTDVIDVLADIELPKGTILALEKPFGSDTRSAAALNRKIAKIVPEHQVHRIDHFLGEPTVLGLLGMRFAGRILEPVWNAENIERVEIVYDEQLGLEGRAGYYDGAGALVDMLQSHLLQLLSIIAMEPPISIDEDDFRNSTAQVLKATRVWTGEPVLHSTDAPSRRARYTAGTIDGRTLPSYVDEEGVDPSRETETLAEMVVEVNTRRFAGVPFTLRSGKAIAEPRRQIEVHFRAPAFVPHGLTGKRVPERFVIGIHPQVFELDFAVNGEKDPFHLDRATLETEVASPELTQYGEVLRGVLAGDPTLSVRGDVAEQCWRIVTPVLEAWRSGDVPLDSYRAGSHGPTDWR from the coding sequence ATGAGCGATGTCGGAACCCTGGTCATCTTCGGTGCGAGCGGCGATCTCACCAAGCGGTTGCTGCTGCCGGGACTCGGCAGTCTGCTCGGCTCGAGCGACGACCGCGAATCCGCGCTCGCCGACGACCTCGTCATCCTCGGCTCGGGACGCTCCGAGAAGTCGACGGACGAGTGGCGCAGCGCGGTGCGCGAGGGGCTCGTCGAGGGCGGTGCCGGCGACGACGCGGCGGCCTCGCTCGCGCAGCACGCCGACTACGTGGCCGGAGACCCGACCGACAAGGCCGATCTCGAACGCATTCTCGGGTCGGTGACCGGCATCCCCGTGCTCTACTTCGCACTGCCGCCGTCGGTGGTGACCGACGTGATCGACGTGCTCGCCGACATCGAGTTACCGAAGGGCACCATCCTCGCCCTCGAGAAGCCGTTCGGGTCGGACACCCGGTCGGCCGCCGCGCTCAACCGCAAGATCGCGAAGATCGTGCCCGAGCATCAGGTGCACCGCATCGACCACTTCCTCGGCGAGCCGACCGTGCTCGGGCTGCTCGGCATGCGCTTCGCGGGGCGCATCCTCGAACCCGTCTGGAACGCCGAGAACATCGAGCGCGTCGAGATCGTCTACGACGAGCAGCTCGGCCTCGAGGGGCGCGCCGGCTACTACGACGGAGCGGGCGCCCTCGTCGACATGCTCCAGTCGCATCTGCTTCAGCTGCTGTCGATCATCGCCATGGAGCCGCCGATCTCGATCGACGAGGACGACTTCCGCAACAGCACCGCCCAGGTCCTGAAGGCGACCCGCGTGTGGACCGGCGAGCCGGTGCTGCACAGCACCGATGCGCCGTCGCGTCGCGCCCGCTACACGGCGGGCACCATCGACGGACGCACGCTCCCGTCGTACGTCGACGAGGAGGGCGTCGACCCGTCGCGCGAGACCGAGACGCTCGCCGAGATGGTCGTCGAGGTGAACACCCGCCGCTTCGCCGGGGTTCCCTTCACCCTGCGCTCGGGCAAGGCGATCGCCGAGCCGCGTCGGCAGATCGAGGTGCACTTCCGGGCGCCCGCCTTCGTGCCGCACGGCCTCACCGGCAAACGGGTTCCCGAGCGATTCGTGATCGGCATCCACCCTCAGGTCTTCGAGCTCGACTTCGCGGTGAACGGCGAGAAGGATCCCTTCCACCTCGACCGGGCGACGCTCGAGACCGAGGTGGCGAGCCCCGAACTGACCCAGTACGGCGAGGTGCTGCGCGGAGTGCTCGCCGGCGACCCGACTCTGTCGGTGCGCGGTGATGTGGCCGAGCAGTGCTGGCGGATCGTCACCCCTGTCCTCGAGGCGTGGCGATCGGGCGACGTGCCGCTCGACAGCTACCGCGCCGGCTCGCACGGACCGACCGACTGGCGCTGA
- a CDS encoding 2'-5' RNA ligase family protein: protein MPSIELILDDDGDARVREGWRALADAGLPSQADHQGTSNAPHVTAAFTTTPLAPFAVEPPAGPVTLGGVLLFPHRRGVVLGRAVVVTADLLDWHRRLHASLPPDADVDPRTRPDAWTPHVTLARRIPADAVGRAVEVLAHDDLRIRFTSVRLWNGASKTLTPLSPVVESHPVVE, encoded by the coding sequence GTGCCGAGCATCGAGCTGATCCTCGACGACGACGGCGACGCCCGAGTCCGGGAGGGCTGGCGCGCGCTCGCCGACGCGGGGCTGCCGAGCCAGGCCGACCACCAGGGCACTTCGAACGCGCCGCACGTGACCGCCGCGTTCACGACGACGCCGCTCGCACCGTTCGCCGTCGAACCTCCGGCCGGGCCGGTGACGCTCGGCGGGGTGCTGCTCTTCCCGCACCGTCGCGGGGTGGTGCTCGGACGCGCGGTGGTCGTGACCGCGGATCTTCTCGACTGGCACCGACGCCTGCACGCCTCCCTGCCGCCCGACGCGGACGTCGACCCTCGCACTCGCCCGGACGCCTGGACCCCGCACGTCACCCTCGCCCGCCGCATCCCCGCGGACGCGGTCGGCCGCGCCGTCGAGGTCTTGGCCCACGACGACCTCCGCATCCGCTTCACGTCGGTCCGCCTCTGGAACGGAGCATCGAAGACCCTGACGCCGCTCTCCCCGGTCGTCGAGTCCCACCCGGTCGTCGAGTAG